The window gcagacccgtgcgatctccccccagccgcgggtcatgaagatcttgccggcgggaaccgcttcgatctccgctccggtcgccggagcgccGCAGTCGGCGTGCTATAACCAGAgttcgagaggccccctcggcggcatcacgtcggagaagaaccgcgggaagcggatccaggagcttggaggcatcggtgcccacagcaccaactcgcgcgaggagtccgcggcatgGATTCCAGGGGCGACGGCACGCGTTGCCGCGGCGCGGCGACCCCGGACACGGCGCGGGCGGCGCTGCTCGTCACTTCGtcctcccgagccctcggctcgggcgtacaagggtagagggtaccccggaggaggccgctcgcaccaggGCCTCGACGCCACCTGCATTGCTGCTTCATCACGGtgatggatcgacctcttcttcggcagaagtggccccggatcatcacggggagcctttcctttctcttcggcagaaaaccttctgataggcgccattgttgtcagcagtggagcaaggaggaagaagcgatcaagcgaggaagagatgggcgatggggctccgcccccctccccatttatagcaagagaaggcaaaccgacgtctcccacgatcgcaggtaatgatgggtttccttgcatgtcgcagggacttgtcaagtcgtgcagttgctgaggcagcgtggggaagcggagacgcccacgtccaatcaaccaccacgcgtcaatcgaggccgcaggcttttggggcccgcagtgctccgaacttgacccttggcttccccgcgaagccaagcccgagcgcaccttgggcccgggggctactgtcggcaatctgggaacgggggtccccagacttgcctgcctgcagcccaccgcgcagctaagcagcaggccgtacggcccatcttcatcaacaaggcatccaagaccctcgcgagggtccgagCCTCGCACCGGACCTTGAGTTACGGCCCGTATCGACCCACGAACGCTCGGGCGCGATACAGAGCGCCAACTCATACTCGTCTCCGGAGCTGCCGTCGGAGTGGCTGTCGATGTTTGACATGCTCGCCGGCGCCAGGGATTGGGGAAAGGGAGCGGAGCGGTGTGAAGTGAGCTAGGGTTTGCTTCGGAGGGGGATTTTGTGGGATCGGGGTGGACCAGCAGTGGGACGGGCTGATGTGGCGGACGCGCCCATGCCGCCTCATATACGTCatatatttgggctggatatgaggggtgccggtcagcccgggcgCTTGTCCGCAATTTGAGAGCTCCGGTTGGGCCAGTTTTCTTGTGACCGGTCAGTGACCGGACGGCCTGCCCGGACGTTTAAGACGTGTTTGAGaggtccggctgtagatgctttTACTCcgcactatgactagcctaaggATTTCAGGATAAATAAAATagtggtcaaagtttcaaaacaCTATGATCATAAAATGAAAGAACAAGTGCTAAGAAATGACGAGGCAATATAGAAAATAATGGAATAAGATCTCCCTATCTAGCCTTGTCCCGATGGTGCGTTTAGCGTTGTTGATGgatgtgtggaggtgtgtctccgatGGATTTTCTGAGATTTCGTCGACGTTGGTCTTCCGTGGATCTTGGTGGATCCAGTCTCATTCATGTGTATTCAGATTGGATCCTTTCAATTTACGCTTCTCTTCATCGGCGGTGATTGTTGTTCTGAGTCCTATGGGGTATTAGGACGACGACTTTTCGATTGTCTATTACAACAAGTTTGCCCGGCTAGTGAGCGAGGGGCAATGTTGACATTATGCTTTCGGCTTGCTCCAATGCTTATATTTGTCGCTATGTAGTCCATGGATCTAGATGTAGTTTTGATGTGATTTTTGTAATGTTCGGTGTTCCTTGTACTTTTACCGCTTGAAGTTTAAAAAAAAGTAGGAAAAGAATGAGCAACGGGTTGCGAATCGGCCATTTGTATTTTCGGATTTTCAGAAGTCCTCTCACAGGGTCACGATGCGTCCCGTCTCTCATAACCTGCACACCTACGCTCTTGTTCCAATGCAACACCTATTTATTCACTCGAGTTAAGTATACTTCTCTCTCGTCCTTTCCGATTCCCGAAGCAACTTATGCTTGCATGTAACTGGGTCTATTTTTAGTCGTGTGGAGACCGAGGCGGCGGCTACTCGATTTCCTCAAGCTATTACTCCTTGTGCGGATGTGATATCTCTTTTCAGTCTCAGTCGACGGTGGACTTGGCGACGGCAGCTCATAGATGGAAGTACTCCGCCGGCCAACACTTCCACTCGTCGCCGTCGGGCCACTCCCATCCACCAGGTAACTGATAATCCTTCCCACCCTGCACCACCTTTTGATTCGATCTCCACTTGTTTGTGCACAGCGGGACGAGCTTTGAGCCCGCCGGCCGCACTACGTGTACCTAGCAGCTCTCGCGCTCGATTCACTCCCCATTTGGGCGCACCTCGTCCTGGATCAGTTGCGTGCGTTTTCTTGTGTTAACGGGACGAAGGTGGCCGGGGACGAGGGATCATTTACCGTCCGGCCTGGGAAAAAGTAGGCGATTAGCGTCGGATGATGTTTTCTTGTGAATGTCTGTTTCATATAGCTATTTGCAAATGCGAATGGCTATGGCTTATTGTACTTACCTGCACGAttcttctcaagttcttttgaaATGTGTGCAACCGTATGCCTAgtagtgaatctacactctaaattATATCTACATACATTCGTATGCAGTCTATATTGAAATCtttacaaagacttatatttacaAATGTAGGGATTATAACCTTTCTCACAAGATTACTTTTAAAGTGTAAAATGTGGCAAGATATTTTTTAAATTTCGTATAATTTATCATAAAATCGCCAGGTTTTAGTCAATTCAATGATTTTTAAATAGATTTCATATTTCCATTTAAATTAGATAGTTATCAATGATACAAAAATAGAAAATAGCTTTGGAAATTAAATAACTTTGAAGCTTATTTTTTGTCAAAGTTTAGACCCTTTTGAGACTTCTTGCGAATGggctttcaaaaaaaaaatagcTTGTTGATACGAGTAGTCTATCATTTCTATTAAGGCAGCATGTCACATACACCTCACTAGAAAAACCGATGCTATTGTTGGCAGAGAGAACCGTCCCCCTCGTAGCACACGTCTATGTGCATCAGTGCGAGCATCCATGTGTGCTCATGTTGTGTGCGACGGTGGGACACACGCACAATCTACATGTCTACTCCACTAACTCGGTCACGTCCATGAAACCATGAGGGTTGTGATACCGTTTGTAATGTCTCGGCCATAGTCACCGGTTCCTGGCCGTTACGCCTGGCAAGATCTAGCTAGACTGGCCTCATATACTGACATTAGTTTTTTCTTCGCACTTTGTTCTCACTTGGTCACTCATCCTCAAATCACTCCAAGCCAAACACACAAAATTTGAAGGTTTCTTACGAATATGCTCTTGGAAAAGAAGAAATTATTTGTTAATATGATTAGTCTATCGTTTCTATTAAGCCAACATCTCATATCATCCACAATAACATGCATTGCCGTAGCATCTCTACCGTTCGAAGAACATCTGACTGAACCGATGTGCTACACTACAAGCAACACCTTCAAGAGAAAATCATCACTTGCACGATGATGTTTGCTGGTCTAAACAAAAGTCAAAGCTAGAGTTGTCACTGCCGTAGAACTCTGAACCAGCACCTTCAACATGGCGTATGTGTTATAGAATCTTTAGATCTGGGAAGAGTTGTGTTAATCAAGAGAAGCAATTGGTTGGATCTAAGTATGGAAAAATCGACCACTTGTTATATGTTGTTCCACGCCTAGTCCGGTTTATCCAATAATATAGACTGTTGGTGAAGTAGTGTAAGCCTACGTTGAGTGGGGTGATGACCCAACCAATATTTCTTCAATGATCACTAAGTCTCGTTCCTAGCGACAAGGGACTATTGTGGTCTTCAGTGCGGTGAGGCGTTTGCAGGCGTTTATTTCCCTTATTGTTGGTTCAGTCCAATTTAAACTTCATCGAGCAGCGTACAATCAAAGGAAGAAGATAGACAGTATAGTTTTTTATGTTTCTTGTTGTTTCGTGTCATTTTTCCTTGTCATTGTACTATCTAATGTTTTCCTTGGGTGTCTATTTTTTAAAATATATAAATAATGATCAATGTATGGCATTGCTAATATTTCACTCACACAAAATTTTGTTTTCATCTACCTGCAACTATAAACAAAATGCTACCAAAATCAATTAACAAAAGAAATATTTCTAAACTTTGTCGTTGTGAGGAAATGATCGCAATGATTACATGCCACATATTTTCCATCTATCGGATTCTATTTTTGTTATCTTTATGCGGTTCACTCTGTTTTGTTTGACAGGTGCCTAGCTGCTGGCCGAGCCAGACAAATGGAGCTGGAAGATGAAGCCGATATTTGGGCGCCCATTTTGGCTCATCCTCTTGACCAGTCACCATCTTCTGATGTTATTTTTCTTCCGAGCCAGGTATATTCGATTACATACATAACTGCCTGATTTCCTTTCTTGTCATTGAACAAAACTCTGGTTTATAATTGCTTGCAGGCGACACTCTGCAACGTGTCGTCCCAGTAAGTCAACAACAATATATGATTCTAATATGTTTTTTGTAAAAGGGAAGTTAAACCTCTGGTCTCTGCATATAAGATTCTAATATGAATTATATAATAATATATGTGATCCTAAAGAAGACTGAATGCGGGTATGATCCATGTTGACatactcttttttttttttgcgaagtTATTGGCATACACTTAAAAGTGAGGGATTGGTCTATTATTGTTGTCCGGTCTTTCACGACACCAACGTTTAGCTTTTTGTCCTCTCGTTCGCTTATATCATATAACTAAGTAGATAGTTTGAATTTTGCGGTGTAACATATGAGAAGTGATGTCCAGAAAATATACATGGTTATTTATATAATATTTCTTACTAAATTTTTTGAGAAATGTTTAACGGAAATTAAGTTAACTGATAACTAATTTGTCTATACACATGTGTTCCCATAGGTTCAAAGCTTATTGGAAATTAATTTTCAGTCAAGGTACAAAATATTTGACCAACAGGAGGAAAACAATATTCTATCgctagaaaagaaaataaatttagTGAAACATTTTTCACTTGATAGCGTTTGGCCGAAATCTTTCTACAACAAAACTAGTTCGACAATACTTATTATTATACTACTTGTTAGCTGGGTCATCAACTTTACTTGAATGATAAGGATAAAGTACCAACTTATGTGTTAGTTGATGCACACATATATATAGGAAAAATATATTCTACCACCTAGGGGTAGTTACCCCACATGTCTCATATACTATCCTATGATGTACTACTTTATCATTTTAAATATGTACATATACTATATATAAGATAATTCAAAGTGTGCTACATGAAAAAAATTGCAAATTGACCCGTGGTTCTtattatatttgtgaaatatgtATATATTTGTACGTAAAAAGAAACATATTTAAAATACGATACATACTACCTAAAAAGGAGTATATATATACTACCTAAACATTTTTATATACCACATACTACGTGTATATACTCTTCGATTTGatagatactacatacaacatacaaaactcaagtggtggtaactaccactgggattgactattcgtcatcctgggtgaggaatagttattcttcaccccctttATTTTATCATCAATGCATCAGAATTTTACGTTCCGTAAATTTTTTCTTATTTCAGACGTAAAAAGAGAACGTAAGAAAATACGTAATCGCCGTAAATTTTATGTTACataaaattacaaacgtaaaaacatGGTGTAAGATGTGCATAAAATGCATTTTTTTCTCGTCTTAGGATCTTTATTTTTTTTTCTTACGCCAAATTTTACACAGTGAATCAATATGAACGTAATTTATCATTCTAAATATATTTGTATACTAGATCTAAGAGCAACTCCAGCAGCGCCCCCAACAAGCCCCCCCAAGGAGATTTTTTAGCGCCGGCGCCCGAAAATCGGCCTAGTCGCGCCCCCAGGATCTCGTTTAACGTCGGTTTGGACCGAAATAATAGCCGGCGAACCCGAGCCGAACGCAAGCCCCCGGGGGTCGCCTGGGGGCGCCGGCTCAAGCGAAAACAGACGTGGGTCCGCTCGGCGAGAGAAGGCCCTTTTCCCGCCGTCCCCCCCTCCTTTCCCTCCATTCCCCCTTCCTGCCGCCATTCTCGTTCCCCTCCCCTCCATCCGGCTGCCATGCCGCTGAAGAAGtacatgccccctcccccccccccccccccccccccgcgccgctACCGatgccaccgccaccgccacctgCAGTATATGACCAAAGGACGTCGAGGGAGTTGCTCAATTTTTTTCTAGGGCAGATGGGAGTATATGACCAAAGGACGTCGAGGGAGGAGCTCTGTGGACCCCACAAGCCTGGGTGGCATGGCCTGGGGGGTGCTCGCGCCCCTGAGCCTGTGGGGCCCCTGTTACATTTCCTTGTTACTTACTTTTTaaatattttttatatgttccaaAATAAATCATCATAAAATTTCACTTTATTTTGAGCTTCGGAGAATTGCTATCTCTACTGTAGCTTTTTCAGGTCAGAATTTCAGTTGCTGGCAATCCCTCTCCTTTGGTGTATCTAGCATTTTTAAGACAAAAAAGATATTAGAATTGCATCATAATATGAAATATGACTTCAAAATAAGATAAATAACAATAGGAAATCATGATAAAAACTGGGCGTATCTGGCTTCACCTCGTGTTGTACTCGAAATACACCCTCCCGTCAAAGCCGAATTTGTTGAGTGTTCTGTTGTGGAAACTTGACAAAGATTTTGTCGTGTGTGTTATTGGAGATACTCGGTAAAGATTCATACATTGCACGACGATAACAGATGACGCATGACGAAAACGTGTCGGTTTCCCTAGTGTAAAACTCATCGAAGGCTTTGCCGAGCTTAAACACTTGTCAAACTTTGTGTACATGAATTAAGAAAGTAAATGGGACGCCATCGAGCACGTGATCATGCCGTCTGCCAACGAACAATGCTGTTTGGTGAGCATGTTCACGTATGCCGACCATTCGAGCGATAACTAAAGTAAAAGATAATGCATGTTAAGAGTAGCATCTAGCCAATGATGGCGTTGAGCCCGGCTGGTTGCCCGGAGGAACTGGCGCATCGAGCCCCCATGGTCGCCGATGAAATGGTTGCGCAAGATCTCTCGGTGCTCCATTGTTGCCGCCATGGATCTAATCTATCTCAGTGAGTTGGGCATGGATTCGACcggagaagaggagaggagacCGGTTGTAGCTGGAGGCCACGGTTGGCATTGGCTAGCAGATGAGGCGCACACATTCGCTTGGGCAGAGGTGGCGCCGGTAATGGGGGAGAGGATAtaaaggaaagagagggaggaatgggaggaggaaggagagagagagagagggatgagTATAAATATAAAAATAAAGAGGCTGTCGGTGTCggcctttgagagagagagagggtgcgACATTGCTCCTAATAGGCTGAGAGTCAATGTATCCGTTCGAGCTCCCCGTGCTCTCGTCCCCGCGCGCGGCACccagccgccccgccccgccggcggtccgcccccgccccccccccccccccccccccccctccccccttccGGCCGGTGCGCCTGGCCCCGGGGCCCCCTGGTTCTTCTCTGAGGCGCAGAGGCTGCTGCTTCGGTCTTCTGCGCTGGCCTCTTTGCCGGATCTGGGTGCGGCGCCTCCTCCGGTCCCCTGCTCCCCCCTGCTGATGCGCCCGCCCTGTTGGGGCTTCCCCCTCCTCTGCGCGCATTCAAGTCTCCGCGGCCGCGCCGGACGCCTTCAATGCGGCCACCCGCCTCCGCTCCATCATCACCATCCCCCCTCGCCCTTCCCGGCTCGTCAATGCGGCGTCAGGAGGCGTCCTTGCGCCGCGGCCTGTCCCGTCCGCTCCTCGGGAGGGGGAGGGCTGGACTTTCGTGCAGCGGCAGCGCCACCCTTGACGGGACGTGCCTTCAAGCCGGGCGTCTGCCGTCCAGTCCCATCCCGCACCGGGCGGCCTCGACGAGCAACGCCGAGCCAGTTTCATCCGCTTCAAAAAGCGCACGGAGGGGCGCTGCTCTCGCTGTCTCGCCCCCAAAcaccaccgctcctctgcctgtTGCGACCATGTGCGCTGCCTCTCCTGCAACCTCTCGGGCCACATCGAGCGCTGCTGCCCCCTGCGGCGTGCGTCAAAGCAGCGTCCGGCCTCCCCGCCTGCGGCCCCTCCGCTGTGCCGCTATCCCGCCGCTTCGGGCGCGCGTTCCTGGGCTGAGGTTGTCGCCTCCCCGTCCGCTCCCCCTCCCCGCGCTGAGATGGCTCGCGCTTCCGCCGGCATCGGGGCGCCGGACGCCCGCCCCGAGGAGGACTCGTGCTTCATCCCGTCCTCATTTGACATGGACCGCGACATGCTTGAGTGGGAGCAGACGGCGGCCATCGCTTGGGCCATCAACGCGCCACGGCGGCTCGTCGCGCTGGACGTCGACCGCGCCATCCGGAAGCAATTCCGGCTCAGCCACGGGGACGTGGCTGTCACCCCGTACCACCTGGTGGAGTTCCTCGTCAAGTTCGAGCACAAGGCCCAGTGTGACGCGGCGCTTGCCGCGGGTCGCGTGCGTGCTGCCGGCGCCATCGTCCACATCAGGCCGTGGCGTCCTCTGGAGCGCGCGTTCGGGGCCGCCCTCAACTACCGAGTGCACCTGTGCTTGGAGAACGTCCCTGACTACGCGTGGACGCCGTACGTCGCCGAGCGCATCATCGGCCGGCGCTGTTCCCTGGATCGCCTCGACGACCACTCCGCGCTCCGGACGAACTCTGAGACGCTCGACCTCTGGGCCTGGACTGCAGACCCAAACCTCATCCCCAAGGTCATCTGGCTAACATTCACCACCCGTCCATCCGGCGGCCTGAAGGTGTTCGCCAATGTGGCGAGGCCGTCTGGTTGCAAGCGTGGCGCAACCTTCCGGGTGCTGGTCCACTTGGACATGGTGGAGGACCACTCCAATGCTACCCTGGACTGCTACACCTCTGACGGTCGCGCCGAGGTGTTCAGCCCTCCCAGGCTGCCGCTGGAGTGGCACATGGAGTGCGTCGACGGTGTTCCGCCGCCTCTTGGCGCCACCCTTGCCCTCCCTGACGTGGGAGGCAGCTCGCGGGCTGCTGCACCGCGTCGCCGAGACCGGGGCACGGACGACCACCCCCGACAGATGCCGCGGCGCCGGGACGACAGCGACGACTACGACGACGactggcgtggcggcggcggccgggacGGACGCGGCCGGGTGCCCCGCTCCAACGACTCGGCCTTGGACGGGCGCAGGGAGCGCACCCGCTCTCCTCGACGTCGTGACGTGGATTCGGTGCGTCATGGACGTCGCCGTGCGGGCTCCCCCGTGGGCGCTGCGTCTCCTGTCATGGCGATGGAGGTCGACCCGGTGGCATGCGGCAAGCTGCACCTTCTGTCCGACTGCGGCGCTACTGCGGGGCCTCGCCTCCCGCTGGTGGACCATGCCCGCCTACTTCGGTCCGAGCTGTCGGCGGCTATCGACACCGCGCTCGCTCCGCTGCGCTCGGAATTCTCTGCCATGCGTCGGCGGCTGGCCGGCCTTGCTGAAAGGGTGGAGGGTGCCTTTGTCAAGCTCGGTTCGACCGCTGGCGGCCCGGCCAGCCCATCCTTGCTGGCTGGCGCGGCTGTTGGCGTGGTGGAGGCGGGTTCGGCGGTGGCCGCCCTGCCTACGCTGTCGGCCTGCTTTGCGGGACTCGCCCTGTCCCCGGACGTGCGGAGCCTCGACACGCCGGGGGTTGAAGCCTGGTCCGCCCCTTATTCGCCACCGACCGGTGATGCTTCGCCTCTGGCCCGGCCTGTCGACGCTGGCCGCGCGATGTGCGACGCTAGGGGTGACCCTGTCGGGCTTCTTGTCGCTGCGCCTCTCTCCGCCGCCCTCGTGATCAGGCCTGAGCCGGTCGCTGTCCACTCGGTCATTGCAGCTGGGAGTGGCCCGGCGGAGATCCTCGTCGccgcgtcccccccccccccccccccccccccccccccccccccaccgtcGTCATCGAGCCTGGGGCGGACGCCACCGACCCGGTCGGAGCTCTCACGCTGCCGGCAGATGCCTGCCCTGAACCCGTCGTCATTGTTGCCCCGGCAGATGCTACGGACGTGCCTCGGATTGGGAACCCCCTGGAGTCTTTCCTCGCCGGGGAGCCGCCCGCCCCGTTGCTGTCTACTCCGGCCACCCGTAGGGGCAAGGGGGGCGTGCCGGTCGCGCCCGCTCGTCGTAGCGCCCGGCTCGACAAGAAGAAGGCAAAAGCCCCGCCCGGGGTTGCTACAGAGGCGGTCCAGGAGCTCATTGCCAAGGTCTGTGGTGTACTGGACCCGTCTGTTGGATACGACGACAAGGCTAAGCAGGCCTACCTTGACTTGTTCAACACCCCGCTCGCGGCCCCCGTGGTCCAGGCTATTGCTGGACTGGTAGCGCACGCCAAGGATATCACCCAGAAGAAGGCGTAGAAGGAACAAGAAGAAGGCCGCCCAGGAGGTTGCAAACGCTGTTGCCCAGGTCGCTGATGTGTAGGCTCCCTTGCTGCCGTTGCTTGTTGGGCTCCTCTCCTGCGAGCATGATGTATACCGTTCCTTTCCTGCTCTTCGTTTTCGTCGTCCAGAACCATGTATCTTCGCGACTGGAGGTCGCCTATCTTCCCTACATTGTGTCACCAAGCTCAAGTCTGCTAGCTGCACTTCACTCCGTTTCATTCTTTTTCCTCGGCGCCTCCTGAAGTCTACATCCACCGTGCTACTTTTAAGTTTCCCATATGGCGCAATCTGACGTAAAAATCATCTGCTGGAACGTTCGTGGACTTAACTCGCGCGCTCGCCGTGACGCCGTTCGTGATATCGTTTGCGACTCCCACGCCTCCATCGTCTGTCTCCAAGAGACAAAGCTACAACTAGTTGACGACTCCATCATCAGGGAGATGCTTGGCCCTTGCTTCACCGCCAATTACTTTGTCTTGCCTGCATCCGGCACTAGAGGAGGAATGATCTTGGCCGCGTCGGACCGCTTCTTCGTGCTGTCAAACTGCCAGGCTACTCCGGGCACCATCTCCGCCTCTGTCTCCATGCTAAATGATCGCATTGCCTGGACCATCACTTGCGTCTATGGTCCTCAGGGTGAGTCGGAGAAGGTGGCTTTCATTGAGGAGTTGAGGGCTCTCTCTGCCACGACTGGAAGGCAGTGGCTTCTTTTGGGGGATTTCAATCTGATCACTAAAGCGGCGGACAAGAGCATCGCCAACATCAATTGCCGTCTCATTGGGAAATTCCGCGGGGCCCTTGACTTCATGCAGCTAAAAGAGCTACGTATGTGTGGGAGGCGCTTCACCTGGTCCAACAAGCAAGCAAATCCGGTCATGACCAAGATTGACCACGTTTTCCACTCCGATGACTGGGATTTGCTCTTCCCAAATGCGCATCTCCAGGCCATCTCAACGACCTGCTCCGACCATGCCCCGCTATTCCTTCAGGGGTGCGTCGACAATGCGAGGAAGCCATCCTTCAAGTTTGAGGAGTTCTGGCTGCGACTCCCCGGCTTCCATGATGCGGTCGCGGCCGTGTGGAACAAGCCCGTCCTGTCCCGCGATGCCCTCCGTACGATTCATATCAAGTTGTGCCGAACCGCGAAGGCTTTGCGCAAATGGCAAAAAGAGAGGGTTGGTGTTCTAAACACCCAGATTGCGGTGGCAAAGGAGATCATCTGGCGGCTGGACGTCGCCGAGGAAGGGCGGCCGCTGTCAGAACCTGAGAGGGTTTTGAGGAGACAACTCAAGGCTTCCTACCTTGGCCTTCTCGCCATCCAGAAGGTCAAGATGAGACAGCGCTCGCGTCTTAACTGGATCCGTTTGGGGGATGCCACCACCAAGCTTTTCCATGCCCGAGCCAATGGAAGAAGGCACAAGAATTTCATTCAGACAATCAGGACCGACGTCGGGCTGGCAATTACAACTGAAGACAAGGAGCGGGCCCTCCTCGACCACTTCCAAGAACACCTCGGAAGGCCGACACGGCGATCCAAACGTCTGGCCTGGGAGAACATCGGTATGCAGCGCCACGACCTATCTCAGCTGGACGCCCCGTTTGATGAAGAAGAGATCAAGGAGGCAGTTTTCTCTATGCCTTCGGTCAAGGCGCCAGGACCGGACGGGTTCATTGGCGCCTTCTTCAAGTCCTGCTGGGAGATTATCAAGACCGACGTCGTGGCCGCAATCCTACAACTGGCAGATCTACGCGGTGATTGCGCCGGGCTGATCAACTCGGCGAACATAATTCTGCTGCCAAAGAAGGCAGACGCCACCAGGATTGGGGACTACCGCCCAATCAGCCTCATCCACAGCATCTCGAAGATTTTCTCGAAGTTGTTAGCAAACCGGCTCGCCCCTCTGCTCCCCACGCTAGTCTCCAAGAGCCAGAGCGCCTTCGTGAAGAAACGGTGCATCCATGATAACTTCCTTCATGTGCAGAACTTGGTAAAGGAGTTGCATCGCACGTCAACGCCTGGCCTCTTCCTCAAGCTGGACATCTCAAAGGCCTTCGACTCTGTCGGCTGGGCTTACCTACTGGAGGTACTCGAGCAACTTGGTTTCAGTCAACGTTGGCGAGACTGGATTTGCATGTCCTTGGCATCATCTTCTTTGCGGATTCTGCTAAATGGAAACCCGGGCCCCCCTTTTGCTCACGCTTGCGGCCTGCGTCAGGGTGACCCTATGTCCCCCATGCTTTTCATCCTTGCAATTGACCCGCTTCAACTTATGCTCCGGGCTGCCTCCAACGCCGGGATTCTGCAGCCGATCAAGGCTCGTTCGACTTCCTGCAGAATTTCACTTTACGCTGATGACGCGGGCATCTTTGCCAACCCTGTGAAGGAAGAATTGGACGCCATTGCGGGAATACTTGCCTGTTTTGGGGAGGCATCGGGTCTCATTACCAACGTGACCAAGACGGAGGTGTTCGCTATTCGCTGCCAGTAGATTGACCTCGCCCACATTTTATCGGAATTCCCTGTGAAGATCGCTGCATTGCCAACTAAGTACTTGGGCCTTCCCCTGCATACCTCAAGGCTCAAGCGGGTTCATCTGCAACCTCTCATAGACAAAGCAATGGGCAAGCTTCCGGGATGGAAGGGAAAGAACCTTGCGAGGCCGGGAAGGGTCtccttggcaaagtttgtgctATGCGCCATGGCCACACATCACCTCACTGCGCTCCCTCTTCCAGCGTGGGCCAACCATAAGCTTAGCAAGATCTCTCGCAACTTCATATGGCAAGGCGACAATTCGGAGAATGCGACCGGAGGGCACTCCCTGGTAAACTGGAAGACGGTGTGCAGGCCAAAGGCCCTAGGTGGGCTGGGAATCACAGACCTAGGGAGATTTGGTCGGGCTCTTCGCTTACGCTGGCCATGGCTAATGTGGACCGACCCTGACCGTCAGTGGGTGGGCTCTACCCTACCCTGCGACGACTCGGATATGGCGCTATTCAGAGCTTCGACCTCCATCGTGCTGGGTAACGGCCACAAAGCTCTGTTCTGGCATGA is drawn from Aegilops tauschii subsp. strangulata cultivar AL8/78 chromosome 1, Aet v6.0, whole genome shotgun sequence and contains these coding sequences:
- the LOC109758441 gene encoding uncharacterized protein — encoded protein: MARASAGIGAPDARPEEDSCFIPSSFDMDRDMLEWEQTAAIAWAINAPRRLVALDVDRAIRKQFRLSHGDVAVTPYHLVEFLVKFEHKAQCDAALAAGRVRAAGAIVHIRPWRPLERAFGAALNYRVHLCLENVPDYAWTPYVAERIIGRRCSLDRLDDHSALRTNSETLDLWAWTADPNLIPKVIWLTFTTRPSGGLKVFANVARPSGCKRGATFRVLVHLDMVEDHSNATLDCYTSDGRAEVFSPPRLPLEWHMECVDGVPPPLGATLALPDVGGSSRAAAPRRRDRGTDDHPRQMPRRRDDSDDYDDDWRGGGGRDGRGRVPRSNDSALDGRRERTRSPRRRDVDSVRHGRRRAGSPVGAASPVMAMEVDPVACGKLHLLSDCGATAGPRLPLVDHARLLRSELSAAIDTALAPLRSEFSAMRRRLAGLAERVEGAFVKLGSTAGGPASPSLLAGAAVGVVEAGSAVAALPTLSACFAGLALSPDVRSLDTPGVEAWSAPYSPPTGDASPLARPVDAGRAMCDARGDPVGLLVAAPLSAALVIRPEPVAVHSVIAAGSGPAEILVAASPPPPPPPPPPPPPSSSSLGRTPPTRSELSRCRQMPALNPSSLLPRQMLRTCLGLGTPWSLSSPGSRPPRCCLLRPPVGARGACRSRPLVVAPGSTRRRQKPRPGLLQRRSRSSLPRSVVYWTRLLDTTTRLSRPTLTCSTPRSRPPWSRLLLDW